DNA from Salinispora arenicola:
CTTCGGGCGGGCATGGCGGGGTACCTTCGACGAGGTCATCCGCCGAGGTGAGCTGATGAGTGACCCGTCGCTGCTGGTCACCAACCCGAGTCGGACGGATCGATCAGTGGCTCCCGCCGGCCGGCACGCCTACTACGTGCTGGCACCGGTACCCAACCTCGACCGGGGGCCGTTCGACTGGCAGGGCGGGCTGGCCGGCCGCTACGCCGACCAACTGGTGCAGACGCTGGAGGAGCGTGGCTACGTGGGCTTCGGAGACGGCATCGAGGTGCTGCGGACGGTTACTCCCGCCGAGTGGGCGGAGCAGGGCATGGCCGCCGGTACACCGTTCGCGTCCGCGCACAACCTCTTGCAGACCGGCCCGTTCCGCCCGCCAACGCTGCACCGCGGATACCCGAACGTGATCTTCGTCGGCTCGGGTACCCAGCCCGGAGTCGGGGTGCCGATGGTGCTGATCTCCGGCAAGATCGCTGCCGCGCGGGTGACGGGAGTCCGCTCGTGAACAGCCGCGAAGTCCACCTGGTCGAGTTGGTGGACGACAACGGTCAGGTGACCGGCCAGGCCACCGTGTCCGCCGCGCACCAGCTGCCGGGGCAGTTGCACCGCGCCTACTCGGTGCTGCTTGTCGACCCGGCCGGCCGGGTCCTGCTCCAGCGCCGGGCCGCGGCGAAGACCCGGTTCCCACTACGGTGGGCCAACTCCTGCTGCGGCCACCCACCGCCCGGCGAGCCGCTGGCCGCCGCCGCCAATCGCCGGCTCCGCGAGGAGTTGGGCGTCGGCCCGGTCGAGCTGACCGAGATCGGGGTGTACGTCTACCACGCCGAGGACCCGGCCACCGGCAAGGTCGAGTTCGAGTACGACCACGTCCTCCGCGGCAGCCTGCCGACGGACACGCCGCTGCACCCGGATCCGGACGAGGTAGCCGAGCTGCGCTGGGTGATCCCGTCCGAGCTGGCGGCGGACATCGACGCCAACCCGTCCGCGTACGCCCCCTGGCTGGGTGAGGTCCTCCACCGGCTGATCCAACTGGGAGAACCCACCGCCCTCCGGCCCGGGCGGGCGGGCGAGGACGTTCCGGAGCGGTCAGGTGGCGGATGAGGCGCTGAGCGCAGGTGCCGTCGCCCGCCGTTTGGGCGTCGCGGTGACGACCCTGCGCACCTGGCATCAGCGCTACGGGCTCGGGCCCAGTGCGCACGTCCCCGGGCGCCACCGCCGCTACACTCCGGCCGACCTCGTCCGCCTGGAGACCATGCGACGGCTCACCGCCAACGGGGTCGCCCCGGCCGAGGCCGCCCGCTGGGCCTGCCAGGCTCCGGGCACCGGGCCGGCCGGGTCCGGTCCCCGGATCCGCGGACCGGGTGTCCGCGACGGCGGCGGTGCGACCGTCCCGGTGGGTCGGGCTAGGCCGGCCGCTCGGGGCCTGGCCCGCGCCGCCATGCGCCTGGACTCGATCGCGATCACCGAGGCGATCAGCCGCGCCATCCGCGCCGACGGCGTGGTCGTGACGTGGGACACGCTGCTCCGACCGGTACTCGTCGGGCTCGGTGAGCGGCACGCCGCCACGTCCTCGCTGATCGCAGTCGAGCACCTGGTGTCCCGATGTGTGTCGGAGGCGTTCGCCGCGGTGGCCCGTACCCACGCGGCCGTCGGGCCACCGCGCATCCTGCTGTCCTGCGCCGACGAGGAGCAGCACAGTCTGCCGCTGGAGGCACTCGGCGCGGCGCTGGCCGAGGCCGGGGTCGCCTACCGGCTACTCGGTGCCCGGGTGCCGGTGCGTGCGTTGCTGGAGGCGGTCGCCCGCACCGGCCCAGCTGCGGTCGTGCTGTGGTCGCACACCCGGAGCACCGCCGATCCCATGCAGCTCACTGCCCTGCTCACAGGTCCACACCGGCCGCTGCTGGTGCTCGCGGCCGGGCCTGGCTGGCAGGCCGACAGTCTCCCGGCCGGGGTGCTGCGTCCCGTTGATCTTGCTGAGGCGCTCTCGCTCGCGGTGGCCGTACGCGAGTCGCAGGACCAGCCGGCCGCGGGGTAGGGCCCTCCCGGGCCCAGAGGTTCACCTGCGGTTTTCCGCTCGTGCGTGGCTCACCCGTACCGGTTTGGCCGACCGGCGGGCCATCACGTATGCTTTCCAAGCCTCCGGCGGGGCCGGATGGGAGCAAGACCGCCAGAACTGTAAGTGTGCAATGATGGCGGGGCCGCCCTCATCGTCTAGCGGCCCAGGACGCCGCCCTTTCAAGGCGGTAGCACGGGTTCGAATCCCGTTGGGGGCACGGTCCGACCTCGGTCGGATGAGCTAGGTCCTGTGGAGCAGTTGGAGTGCTCGCCGCCCTGTCAAGGCGGAGGTCGCGGGTTCAAGTCCCGTCAGGACCGCAGATGGTTAAGGCCGCGCCACCAAGCGCGGCCTTAACCATATCGGCGACATGTGACCCGGCTCGGCGGCGACCTCGGCGGGCGGGTACCATGAGCCGAGCACGGCCAGGTAGCTCAGTTGGTACGAGCGTCCGACTGAAAATCGGAAGGTCGACGGTTCGACCCCGTCCCTGGCCACATAGCCTTTCGCCGGGCTATTCAGATCCCCACCAGCGGAAACGTCGGTGGGGATCTTTTGTTTCCGGCGTTGCCTGGTAGCCCTGAGGATGACCGTGGTTGACCCCATGGGGCCACGGGTGGCCGTCCCTTATCGCATGTAGATCGCACGCTCAGTGCGTCTCCCCGTCGCGCGTGAGCATGTCATGTCTGTCGATCTATTGTGCCGATGATCCGAACGTCGTTGGCGTCGTAGGTCTCCACGCCGCCGTTCGCTCTGGTGATCACCACAGTGCCGACCCCGTTGTACGCCACGGAGTCGTTTGGTCTGAGGGGCACATCCTCGACCTGACCGCGAGTGCGTATGTAGGTGGATCGTGGGTGGCCCGGTCGCTGCTCGACTACGACCAGGCCGTCACTTTTCAGGGAGGCGATGACTGCCCGGATGGTGGTTCGACTGACGCCGTAGCCCTGCGCGAGGTCCGTCTCGCTGGGCAGTCTCGACCCTGCGGCGTACTCGCCTGAGGTCACTTTCTGGCGGATGTCATCGGCCACCTGTCGCCAGATTGCCCGCTCCGGGTCGAAGTCGATCACAAATCTGACGGTAGGTGAGTCCGTAGGCACCTAGGTTTGTACGTACTAATCTACGTAGGTCGTGTGTATCCAGCTTGGCTTCTTCGGCCCAGCCGGGCAGGCCAGAAAGGATAGGCGTGCGATGACTCAACGACAGCACCCGGCCGCTGGTGAGGAACTGGTGATCGGTCCCGCCGCCTCTGTGCAGTTCGCGAAGCAGTCGAGCTTCGTGTTTCGGGTGATCTCGGTGTGTCCGCAGCCCACCTATCCGGGCTGGGTGTGGCTGATCGGCTACCAGCTCGATGGCCAGGGCCGCGCTGTCGTCCGGCGGGAGATCTACGTCCGGCTCGCCGGCCTGCGCCGTGCTTCTCGCTCTGACGCGCGGCTGAGGTCGTAGTCGGCCGCGTGTCACGAGCCGGGCACCCGACGGCCGCCGCCACAGTGGCGCAGTTGACCTCAACCGCACCCAACGGCGGGCTCGGCCCCTGGAGGGTTTACCCGGTTCACGACGGCCACCTCCTCCCTTCCAGGTGCCATGTTTTGACCTCAACCGCGACTAGCGGCGGGCTCGGCTCCTGGAGGGTTTACCCGGTCCATGACGGACGCCGCCCCCTTGCCAGGTTTCTTGCGAGTGCTCTCCGGTCACGTGATCATCAGAGCTGTACTGCGACGGTGGCTAGGCAGTAACTCCGTGGCCGGGTTGCTGATGGTGAGAGAGGAGGGGACGGGTTGCCCCGCCCCCCTGGTGGCCTATCGGGCGAGGCGGTCCAGCTCGGTGATGACCCGCTGGCCGGCCTGTTCTCCGCCGGCGAGCAGTAGCCGCAGCATCGGTGCGGTGATGTCCTGGTCGAGCCGGACGGCCCGGTAGATCTGGGCGCGGAGGGCGGCGAGGTCTTGTGCGGTAGCCGGAACGTTCATGGGGTCGGCAAGCCGTCTCGGGTAGGGCGGACGGCTGACCACAGGCGGTCACTTTCGCCACTGGTGCGCCGCGTGCGCCGGGACGTGACCGGCCTCCAGGCCGCACGCGCGGCCCGGCGCTGACGCGGCGGCGGGCCGAAGGCCCGCCCTTGACCAAGTAAAGAAACTCTGAACACACGCTCCAGTCATGCTGTGTCCGACTCCGGTTGATGCGTTACAACCACATGTCCCGGCTTCAGGACGTGATTGTCAAGATCGGTTAGGTAGTGGTCCTCGGACGGCAATCATGGCCGTCCGTTGAGGACGGCTGGCTATGCTGGACGTAGCCTTTGCGCCCTTGACAAGCCGCAAGACTGATCTTGGCGGTCGTAGTGAACGAAAACAGCATAGTTGATCTTTAGAGCCGCAGGTCAGGAAGCCTGTTCCCCGCATACGCAGGGGTGATCCGCTCGCCGCCCGGGTAGGCGATCCGGCGCTGGCCTGTTCCCCGCATACGCAGGGGTGATCCCTACTCATCGATCACGACAATGCGCGGTCGGTGCTGTTCCCCGCATACGCGGGGGTGATCCCGCGACCAGGTCCCGGGTGTGCGCCTCGACCGGCTGTTCCCCGCATACGCGGGGGTGATCCTATCTCGAGGTAGTCGTCGACCGAGAGCCTGATCTGTTCCCCGCATACGCGGGGGTGATCCCGAGAGGAGTGCCCTGGTCATGGCAGCAAATCGCTGTTCCCCGCATACGCGGGGGTGATCCCTGTTCGCGGATTCGTTGCTGGATGGCCCGTATCTGTTCCCCGCATACGCGGGGGTGATCCCGGGCGGATCGGTGCGAGGGCGGCTCTGAGTCGCTGTTCCCCGCATACGCGGGGGTGATCCCTGTTCGCGGATTCGTTGCTGGATGGCCCGTATCTGTTCCCCGCATACGCGGGGGTGATCCCGGGCGGATCGGTGCGAGGGCGGCTCTGAGTCGCTGTTCCCCGCATACGCGGGGGTGATCCCGGTGGAGGACGCATTGTGCGCAGCAGAGAAACCTGTTCCCCGCATACGCGGGGGTGATCCCGCTCGTGTCGCTAGGTCGGCGACCGCGCCGACCTGTTCCCCGCATACGCGGGGGTGATCCGCCCGGCGCGGGTCTGCCCGCCGGCGGCCTCGACTGTTCCCCGCATACGCGGGGGTGATCCTGGCGGGCCATTGAATGGCGGGTCATGAAGTGGCTGTTCCCCGCATACGCGGGGGTGATCCCCCGTAGGACGTGTTCACGAACGGCGTGCAGGCCTGTTCCCCGCATACGCGGGGGTGATCCCAGGCAGCTGCCAAGATGGTCGGGACTGGCCGCCCTGTTCCCCGCATACGCGGGGGTGATCCCGTGACACTGGCAAGGCTGCCCAACGCTCCGCCCTGTTCCCCGCATACGCGGGGGTGATCCGGTGGCTGCCCAACGCCCGCGGATTGCGGATGTCTGTTCCCCGCATACGCGGGGGTGATCCCGAGAGGGTGGCGTAGTCAGCGACGGGTTTGAACTGTTCCCCGCATGCGCGGGGGTGATCCGCGGAGTTCGCCTGTGTTGGTTGACTAGTGATGCTGTTCCCCGCATGCGCGGGGGTGATCCCGACTAAGGCGGGTGCTCGCCGTCTATGACCCTGTTCCCCGCACAGGCGGGGTGATCCTGTCGTTGGCCCCGCTCGCCAGCAGGGTCTTGCCTGTTCCTCGCATACTCCGAAGCGAAGATCGCCTAGCCGGATTTGTTGCGGATCGAATTGCAGTGATCCTTAACAAATCCGCCGTTGCGTCCGAGTCACTGCAATCCAGCCTAAGGAAAACTAGAGATCGTCCACCGGGACGTATCACGCAAGTCGCGTGAAGCGTTCGTGGATCTGACGGGCGGCCTTGCCCGGACTGACGCTTCCGGTGTCGACCGCAAAATCCGCGTCCACCAGTGGAGGCGTTTCATCCCATGCGCGTAGCCGGGCTTCGGTGTCACCGGTTGATCGCGCGTCAATGCGCTCCCGAGCAACAGTACGGTTGCAGTGAAGGTAGACAGTGAGCCAGTGTGCTGCTGAAACGGACGACCTGACGGTCTGAACGGCTTCGATTTGGCCAAGATGAAGAACGGGTATATGCCCCTTGAGGTCTGCTTCGAGTTTGGCCCGATCGACAACATAAAGGGCTCCATACCGCCGGTTCTCCCACACGACATCACCTGAGCTCCGTATCTGCTCAAGATCTTCGACGTTCGTCATCCGGTACCCCCTGGTTCTTCCTGGTCCCACCTTTAATCGAGGGAACAGCCGGTATGCCGGATCGATGTCATGCAGGGCGCGGGTTACCGTGTCTTTGCCCGCTGCGGGAGGTCCGTAAAGGATGACTCCACACATCATGATGTTCGCTCGAGTGTGGCTTCGAGTAGTTTCGCGGCCTGCTCCTGCAAGGGGGCACTCGATGCGCAATTCTCTACAACAAGATGAGAAACCGGTGGGCGAAAGTTAACGTCGATCGTGGAAAGATATGCGGGCCAGTTCGATAGCTTGAAAGCGTCGCGTGCGGCACCCCTCCGCCTAATGTAGGTGTGCATGGATTCCGGATCACAATATAGCCAAACAAAAGTCACGGCAGCGTCCAGGGTCGCAAAGGAGGCTACGGTTCGGTTAGTCCATGCCGAGTCGTTAAATTCGCGGAGGAACGGCGCAGTAACAATAACGCTGTTGCCGCACCCCACATTCTCCAACGCGGAGGCCCCCAGGGCCTCATACTCGCGTGGTCGGATCGCTCTCAGGTAGATTTCAGACTCCCGGTCGTGCGGTGACAAGCCGAGAACCTCAAGGGCGGCTTCGACAACCGGACGAGTCGTCGTGTCCTTGTCGAGCATCGGCCAACCAGTCTGCCGCGCAAGGACCCGCCCGAGTTCGGTCTTTCCGCTGCCAGGAAAGCCGCCAATCAGCATGACATGCGGCTTCGGCAAGCGGATCAGACCACTTCGGGTTTGGCTCGGGTGACGCACCACCCGCTTGGAACGTGACTTACTTTCGATCAAACCCTCGGCGCTGAGCAGCTTCATTGCCTCGCTGATGGTAAAGACGCTGGTGTTCCACTCTGCGGCCAGCTCCCGGGTCGACGGCAGCACCTGACCGTCGCGCAGCACGCCGGCCTCGATGTCGTTGCGGATGTGACGAGCCACCTGCTGGTGCTTGCTCTCTACTGGCGAGAGGTGCGGACGGGGGGATGGCATGGGTGTCCTCGCTTTGGATGCCGCTCGTAGTGGCTGAGCCTACCAGTCGCCTAACAGTTGTTCGAACGGTCGTGCCTGCTCAGGAGCCCTCCAAGAAAGATCTTGGACCAAACAGTTGGTAGGTTGACCTATCAGTTGGTAGTGTCGTGTCCATCGAAGCGCAGCCAACGGGCGTCAGCGTTGAGCGGACATGCGAGAACCAGCGATGGAGGAGATCAGAGATGCGGAACATTCCGGTGAATCTTGGTGGGTTCAAGTTGCGGGTGGTGGAGGAGCCGGCGTTGAAGGTGGATCAGGAGGGGAAGGTGAAGACCGCGTATGGGACGGATGACCCGCTGTATGTGGTGTCGGTGTTCGCGAAGCCGGTGGCGACGGAGAGTGGTTTCCGGGGGAAGGGGTCGGAGTTCAAGGTCACTCTGGCGATGAACCCGGGTGAGGTGGCCGAGGGTGACGTGGTGGAGCTGAACGGGCCGACCGTGTCCTATTGGGAGAATGAGGGCAAGTCGGGTCTGTCGTGGAAGGCGATGAGCCTGAAGCCGGTTGGCTAGGGCAGGATTTTTGGCCCTGCCCCTGTGTGGTGGGTGACCCGTTCGAGTCGGGTCAGGGCGCGTGTGGTCGAGGTCGTGTGACCCAGTGTTCTGGTCGCATTCTCGGTAGCTGGTTTTTTGATAATTCCACAGTGGATATCTCCTTGCCTAAAACAGCCCTGTATTAGTGATTTCAGACTCGTTGTTTTGCGATTTTGGAAGGGAGGTTGTGATGTCGGATCTTGAGTTGATTCTGATTGGTTTGCTGGTCCTGTCGGTGTCGGTGAATGTTGGTTTGTTGCGTCGTGAGGGTCGGCGGTGGCGTCGTGTGTGGCGTTTGACCGGTCGGGATTGGTAGCCCTGGCGCGGAAGGTTCTATCCATCCCTCAAGCGGTGCGTGTTGTGGGGTGGGTGGTGCCCGCCGCCCTGGCTGGGTACGTGAATTGTCGTGGAGAGGGGAGTAGGTATGGATGTGGTTCCGGAGGCGTGGAAGGAGTTGACGGGCCGGTCTCGGTATGAGGCTTTGGTGGGGAACGCGCAGGGTTTGGCGATGCTGCTGGATGGGGTGTCGAGCCTGATCAAGGCGTGTGAACCGCCGTCCGGGAGTTTGTATCAGTTCGCGGCTCGGGTGGAGGACCTGGAGGAGGCGCATAAGCAGGCCGTGGAGACGTTGCGCACGTTTGTGGTGCGGGTGAAGGCGTTTGAGGCTGATCTGGTGTCGAAGCCGTGGAAGGTGTCCTGATGTCGTATCGGGTGTCGGACACGTACGACGGTGTTGATCAGGCCATGCGGTTGTTGCGTCGGTCGATGAAGGGCATGCCGCAGCGGTACCGGTACATGAAGCAGTACGACGATTTACGTCGGGCGGTCGCGGTGTTGGT
Protein-coding regions in this window:
- the idi gene encoding isopentenyl-diphosphate Delta-isomerase is translated as MNSREVHLVELVDDNGQVTGQATVSAAHQLPGQLHRAYSVLLVDPAGRVLLQRRAAAKTRFPLRWANSCCGHPPPGEPLAAAANRRLREELGVGPVELTEIGVYVYHAEDPATGKVEFEYDHVLRGSLPTDTPLHPDPDEVAELRWVIPSELAADIDANPSAYAPWLGEVLHRLIQLGEPTALRPGRAGEDVPERSGGG
- a CDS encoding MerR family transcriptional regulator; translation: MADEALSAGAVARRLGVAVTTLRTWHQRYGLGPSAHVPGRHRRYTPADLVRLETMRRLTANGVAPAEAARWACQAPGTGPAGSGPRIRGPGVRDGGGATVPVGRARPAARGLARAAMRLDSIAITEAISRAIRADGVVVTWDTLLRPVLVGLGERHAATSSLIAVEHLVSRCVSEAFAAVARTHAAVGPPRILLSCADEEQHSLPLEALGAALAEAGVAYRLLGARVPVRALLEAVARTGPAAVVLWSHTRSTADPMQLTALLTGPHRPLLVLAAGPGWQADSLPAGVLRPVDLAEALSLAVAVRESQDQPAAG
- a CDS encoding winged helix-turn-helix domain-containing protein; translated protein: MIDFDPERAIWRQVADDIRQKVTSGEYAAGSRLPSETDLAQGYGVSRTTIRAVIASLKSDGLVVVEQRPGHPRSTYIRTRGQVEDVPLRPNDSVAYNGVGTVVITRANGGVETYDANDVRIIGTIDRQT
- a CDS encoding kinase, with amino-acid sequence MTNVEDLEQIRSSGDVVWENRRYGALYVVDRAKLEADLKGHIPVLHLGQIEAVQTVRSSVSAAHWLTVYLHCNRTVARERIDARSTGDTEARLRAWDETPPLVDADFAVDTGSVSPGKAARQIHERFTRLA
- a CDS encoding GntR family transcriptional regulator, whose protein sequence is MARHIRNDIEAGVLRDGQVLPSTRELAAEWNTSVFTISEAMKLLSAEGLIESKSRSKRVVRHPSQTRSGLIRLPKPHVMLIGGFPGSGKTELGRVLARQTGWPMLDKDTTTRPVVEAALEVLGLSPHDRESEIYLRAIRPREYEALGASALENVGCGNSVIVTAPFLREFNDSAWTNRTVASFATLDAAVTFVWLYCDPESMHTYIRRRGAARDAFKLSNWPAYLSTIDVNFRPPVSHLVVENCASSAPLQEQAAKLLEATLERTS